AAGATCTTTGAATTTATAGGCACCACCACCTGTAGCTTTGATGACTTTTGTCTCTGTGTTGACAAGATGGTCTTTGATGAAATCTAGGCAGGTTTCAATATAAGTGTTTTCAAATTTAATGAAGTGAAGTCGAGCTGTAATCTCCTCCTGAACTGATATTTCATACAAAGGTTCATTTTCTATgtcctttaaaagagaaaagaatttcttACAGATTATTCAGACTCCTAGGTTATATGCTAAACTACTGAACATCAATACCTGTTTCCTTTGAAGCTGTGTTAATGCTATTAAAAACATAACTTCTCAAGCCACTTTCAAAGAAGAACGTAGTTTCAACAGATCTTAATATTCTTTAAGTTGAGAATATAATCAATTCTCCCATGCATTAGACATGCATGAAATATCCCTGTATGACAAAGGGTATGTTTACATGGGAGTATGGGTATTTTACAGAAGTACGATACTTACCTGTCtagaaaataactatttcaaaCACTACCTGGCAATTCAAGCACTTCCAAGAAGGCAAGGAACGTAACTGAGTTTGCCTGTGCATGGGCTGCACAACTCTGAAGCCCTGCAATCAGactttcagtaaagaaaacatATGGTGTATCATCACATGAATTTATATCTAGAGCTATATTCAGCTTGTAAAGCAAAAGTAATTGCCAAACACACGCTAACAGCTACTTTCCCCTGGAATATAGCAAAGGATTATCAACAGGAGCCACATGTTCACCTGAGCTGCAGTACAAATGCTTAGGGGTGGCTGTAAGTGTCAGTACATACTAAAAtgtatgtttaaaataaacatctcAGTTGTAAAAACTTCCGAGTAACAGACATTACAGAATGTCATACTTCAACTACAAGACAGTTCTAGGTAAAGTTAGATAGAGAACAAGTTACTAGATGCGTTTCAGATGAAATTTCTATTCTACTATGAGAAGTCAGTCCAGTATTTCACTCTTAGGAGTTAATTACATGCCACTGATTAATGATACAATTCTCACCTTTCCAGAATGATCAAAGGATCTCACTCTTGCCACTTTGTGCTGCACAGTTGAATAATAAGCCAATTTGGTTAATGAACcacctttaaataaaaagatgacaAGATATGATTAATGCCTCACCTTAGAGCAAACAAGGTAACTTATGTTTACATATGCCTTACCTCAGAGTTCTTGGGTTTTAAGATCTCCTTAGCTAAAGCCAGATATAATTAAGCTAAATGTATAACGCAGTGAGACAAAGAACACGTGTCTGGAAACTGATTTGGCATGGTTGACTCTGAATGCACTACTTACAGGGGAAAAGCTCCACAAGTTGAGCTTATGCCCAACTGATGTGGGGACGAGTGAAGATGAGCAGAAATAAGTGGAAGTTCCTAACTGGCTAGGCTAGCACATATATCACTGTTATTTATCTTGTTTGAAAACTCTTTATAGAAAGCCCTAAATCTGCTGCTTATAAGAAGATTTTATAAGTAGGTTTTCTGTAATTGAGCAATGCATGCTATATGCACAATTAAAAAGTGTTTCATCAGGAACACTTAAGTAAATATTCTTAACCTGCTCCCAAGGACAAGCTAAAAATTCATAGCTGGTTAGAAGATGACTTTATGTACCGAATAACAACTACTTTGCAAGATTATTCTTGGCTTTGGGGTAAAGAATGCTTTATGTTCATCAAGCATAGCAGTCAGTGATATTACCAACATGCAAGGCTGAGCAGACCAGCCCCATCACCCTTTTCTCTTAAAGCCTCGAGTCTGCTTACATCAAGACAACAAAAATTCCCACTCTCACCTTGGAAACAGAACTTAAACACTTGCCATATCTGTGCTGTCTTTGCATCTGACATGCAAAAGCGAATTTACGAAGTTACACTGAATAACTTCACTAACTAATTTTCCTTAGGACATAACAGTACCTGCTGGTGCTTCTGATACCTCTGGTATCTTAACCAAGTAGATATTTGAGTCTGGAAGTAGGACATTGTCAAAGCCTGcttatttttgttaaaacaaCTCTTAAAtatccaccccaccccccaaaaaagaaaaatgtctcctCAACTACTCATGAGTATCAAGATCTGATTAAGGTATCAGTTTGCTTCATAAACCTCAAAGCTGCTTTGGCTATTGGAGAAAACCCcttaattttaattctgtgtaAAAAGTACCCCAGGCTGCAGCCCGTAACAGCCCTTATCTGTACAGAAAGTCACTTCTAACTTTGCATCTGTGCTCTCAGAATAGGAGCACAAGGCAGTCAGGTGGTCTGTATCTCCCAGTGCTACAGGCCTAATGTGTAGTTGAATTTAAGCCTGCATGTGTTATTTGCCCCTTGCCAAAAATCTGGCATGTTACCCCTTTCAGCAAGTTTACCATGCACCTCATAGAACATCCTGTGTACAGGACAGGAAGTAATTACAACAAACCACTGGGTTAAAATTAAAATcctaaaagtaaataaaaacctGGCAATGTTAGATCATAGCATAATTGCTAAATTCGGTGGCCCTATACTCTGCCTTAAACAAATGTAATCAAGAAATGCAGCATTGGCAAGTGAAAAATAATCGGCTAGTGCTTATAGCTTTGTCTTCGTAACAGTACTCATCTCTTCCGTAGAGcccaaataaacaggaaaattttTACAATCTGTAGGAGAAAAATAGGTGGCTTTCTCCAGCAAAATTCAAGTGAGGTCAACTTAGAGTGATCACTGACAGACGCTTATAGTAACAAAAGCAATAAAGCTTTCCTGACCTCAGATCTTATTTCAGTGTACTAGCCAATGCTTTAAAGTTTCTTGTAAACAAAATCCAAACTCTGTTCTGCTAGCTCATTGCTTAAAGGTGAGGTTTTTCttagcttttggttttgtgtgttttggttgtttgttgttttgttttttttgttttttgaaactAAACTCAGTagctctgtgctgtgagggaAAGCTTCCTTCCAAACTTCTAAGTGGAAGAATCATGAAGCCTGTGTTGGAATGTCATATTGTTTGTACAACACTGATAATGACATAAGCGCTCCGGCAATTAATTTATCAACAGATAAATGGTATGTAAAGGTATGCTTTGTatgttctcctcttcctctcccagtttTTAAAGACTTAAATCCATTCAGAACACCAGCTGAGACATGCAACTAAGCTTTATAACTAATCCCACAATTCTAATTCCACTCTGACCCACAGAAAGGACCGATTCCAGTCGTTATTTTAACAGGCATGAAACAAGTAGCTTCTGAAGGAGTTAAGCATACTTATGATATGACAAGATTGTATACTATGGCGCATATATTCTTCCCACTACACAGTAAGTCTACACCACCCAGAGCAGCGTTAACCAGAGCACTAATGGGGGCTCACACAATGGTGCTGTGGCTGAAGAACACTTTCCTCCTGACTTCCCAACTAAATAGTTCCACTGACTTAACGActgcaaaacagaagcaaaatgtgTGAACTGGCACTTTGGGTTTTGCAGATCTCCACAGAATGAATGCTAATCCCTGCACAGGTGAAACTATTTTTAACAGGCCCAGCTCAGCTGTGTCCCTGCATGGCTGCCCACATCAGCACCGTTccctgctgcagtgctcaggTGTCACGTTGATGTGCATTACTCTGTCCCTTGGTGCAGGCTGTTGCACACCCAGGAATGTTATATTTTCAGGCTTACGCATAGGACACAGCGTGTTTTGGGGGTGACTGAGGAAGCAAGTGCAGTGAGCTAATGCTATAGGCCCCCAGCCCATGCCAAACCCACTCATCTCCGCAGCCACCTGAGCAAGAGGGACGGCATTTTTCcccagccctcttttttccttcaaggCCCGTCTCGAGAGCACGGAATGGCCCACGCAGCGCACTGCTCGCCGCGGCCAGGTACGAGGGTCGGGCGGAGGGGCGATCCGTAGCGCTACCCCTCAGCCGGGCCTAGTGCAGCCGGAGGTCGCTGAGGCCCCCAGACCCCGCCGCGGgcgaggtggggcgggggggcggggagacgTGGGCCCCGTTCCCCGCCGGCCGGCCACCTCGGCCGCCAAGGACAGCCCCAGGCCGTCCTTAGTTCGCTTCCCCCCGCGGCCCGTTAGCCGCGGCGGACGGACGGCACGCTGGGCCTTGTAGTGCCGCTCGCCGCCTCCGTCTGGCGATCGCCGGCCGGCGGGACTCCCCGTCCCGTCgtgccccgcgccgcccgcccgccgcggtgCCCGCCGGGAGCTGTAGTGCCGCTCGGGCCCCGCGCGCCGGTCCGGGCGCCTCAGGGAAATACATTTCCCAGCGTGCCCCGCGCCCGGCAGACCGCCCACCCCGCCAGTCCCCTCAGCGAGCGAGAGCCGCCGCCCGTTCCTCCACCAtggccccccggctccccgccggccgcctcctccccgcggcccccgcccggTTACCGATGTCTATGGCGAAGCGCTTGGCGTTCTCCAGGTTGCGGAAGATTTCGTCGGGCGGGAGGGTGATGCTCTTGTCCAAACTGCCGTGACCGCCGCTgccgcgcccgccccgctccgccatTTTGAGCGCGACCCACTCCTCGCCTGGCCTCATCGGTATGCAAATGTATGCGCATACATCTACATACTAACAAGGCCGGGCGCATAGATTATGCGAATGAGGCGGGAGCTGGGGCGGGCGGACGCCAGGGAAGGTTGCCGCCCCTCCCGCTCACGGGGGCGAGTATCAGAGCCCAAGGGGCGAGTGTCACAGCTCGGGGGGAAGCGGGGAGGTGAATGTCACAGCCCGGGGTTGGGGGGTGACTGCCAAAGTCACCCAGGACCTGACTGgcaagggcagggctgctgctggcatcCCCGGTGTTGACTCTTCCTcacgtatacatacacacacgtattGAGCAGCTATACATGTCtcccatttaggaaaaaaaccctacgtTTAAATTCCCTGCGTTTCAGGCTGTTCTGTGAGTAGGGCACATGCCACGAGAACATGAAATGTAACATAAAAGTGCCTTGGCAAACTTTATCTATTAATCAAAAGCATTTGCTATGTTTGGGAGTCAGGCATAAATTGTCTTGAGTTCACCCTCGCTGTGACCTTCCTTGACAAGTCTCTCTGCCCTAAATTTCCCAAGAATTCATGGGTTAGGCATGCCTCTATTTTTGTCTTGCAGTGAGAGCGCTAGGGTTGGCTATTGCGGAGCTGTGTATGTGGAAAGCAGCATTGCAGGGGTTTCGAATGGACACAAAGCTGGTGAGTCAATTAAATACCATTTCTGAATATCTTTCCTTTACTGAAATCTTTGTCTCATGTCCTGTAACCCCAGGgaccacagggaagtcagctatGCAAACTACTCAAGAAAGAATAACTTGCTGGATttattaaatagatttttttattattatttatttttgtactgtTAAAAATTTCTGCAACCCCTGAAGTTCAAGGTAACTTCTGGTACAGGTTATACAATTGGTGCAGCTCGCACATAACATATCATAGCATCCTCCAAGGACAGTAATGAATTCACATTCTCCCCTGGTGGTAGGGTACCCAAGAGTAAATATAATTTGTACACCTGCCTTTCATGAAAGACTTTGATAAATATTTCTTGTAAAATCGACAACATAGCCGTAACTTTCTTTCCTATAAGGATATCAAAATGAGCTTTTGCCTTTATAAAAGGCATACATATCCTGAACCTCACAAACAGTACTCTGATTTTGTGAGCAAGACATCCTGAGGAATTTCCTCTACGTAGTTTGAGTTATGGTTTAACCATTGCCACAGCATGCTCAATACAGTCTACAAATATCATAGAACCCATTACGGCACCCGTAGGAAAGCTAAGTTTTCAAAAGTGTCCAGTTAGACTAGCCGCTCTGCGTGAGACAGCTGGGGCCCCCACGGCCGGGCAGCAGAGGTGTGGATAGCTTGGGACACAGGAGTCCCCAGTGGGGCAGGTCAGAGGAAAAGGCTCCTCCTGAACGGACACTTTTGAAAACACTAGCCCGAACATCTTAGAAGTTACCGCTTTCTCAACAGAGGTACACGTACAACCTCACTAAGGTTAAGAACAGTCAGTGTTCCTCTCTGAACAACTCCTCTCAGTCCTCCTAGCAGGAGGATTACATCTCACATTCTTTTAGAATAACTTTCTCTCCACGTGGTGGGATTGTGTCAGTCCTTCTGGAAGAAGGGAAGCGGACATCCAAGCATAGTAATgctctgcaaaaggaaaacattcttccCTACTCATGAGAGGAGTCGGGGGGACTTGTATAGCAAGTCATGGTCTCCTCCGGAATACAAGCAAATGTCCAGGAAACACGTAAGCATTCTCTTGGCCTACCAAGGCCTCCAGAGGCTGCAGGAGGGTTTCAGTGCTGCTTGTtttgcagggggctggtgggtggaAGCGGGTGCAGAAGAAGAACCAGAGTCCTTAGGCACTGGTTGTGACCTCTGGAAATGGCAGATCAGCTTCATCCGGGTTTCTGTGCTCGCTGAATGGAGAGACAGGAACTGCAGAGCTTCCTTGAGGCACCAGGCGTAGCCTTCACAGTAATCCTGCTGCAGGCTTTTGGCAGATGCTGCAAAAGCTGCAAGGGCAGAAGAGAAGTGTTACACAGGGACACTCAGTCTGGAGTTTTGCCTAAAAGTAAGTGCAGCAAGGGTGATCGGGGGACATACTAACCTCGGCTGTATTTAAGATAGCTGACAGTCATCTCCAGGATGTCGGCTTTCTCCAGCTTGGAGTTGGGCTGGTGTCTCTGAAACTCCTTCTCCAAGAGCAGTTTCAGCTGCTCAATGCTGCTGTTAATCCGATCGCGTCGCAGTTTCTCTACAATTGGTTTCCTGAGCTGTAACACAAAATGAGAGGAGGACAGTTAGCAGTGAGACTTTCCCATCTCTATATAACCTGCTGCTAAAGGAGTTTGGCCCGTCTCAGCTTTTTGCTGTCACAGAGACAGCAGATACTTACTCTATTCTTCTCTTTGGGTGTTAGGATTTCCAGGGAGAGAGCACTGGGTGCCATTATCCCAAGTGCAGGTTTCGGCTTGGAGCTTGCTGGTTAGCTGGTGGAGAAGGGAGCCGGGAGTTCCTCTATTTATACGCAGTGGCTGCATACAAATGTATGGGTCCTGAGCGACTTTGAGTTTCCCACAGTCGATAGCCAATCCATGCGTGCCCCGGGACAATAGAGAAAGCATCTATTACAGCATGGCAAATTGACTGTGAATTGCCTGGGGATAATACCCTGCTCCCAAAGGAGCAGGTGGACTGGGGAGTGTGTGACACAATAGAGCTTGGCATTACGGCACTGGGGTAAGAACGTGGGAAAGCGTTTGCCATCATTATAATCAAACTTCTGCCTGATGTTGGGAACGTCAACATCTCAATGTGCTGCCTTTTCCCAGGCTGTGGTGAAATTAAGCACAGAAGACTGATCCCAGGAAGAGATAATGTTCTGTGCCCACAACCAAAAGAGAGgttgaaaaggaaaagatgcagaATTAGAGGGACTAAAACCTTTCTTTGACATTAAACCATGCTTAGATGAATACAGTAC
This is a stretch of genomic DNA from Larus michahellis chromosome 16, bLarMic1.1, whole genome shotgun sequence. It encodes these proteins:
- the HES5 gene encoding transcription factor HES-5, with protein sequence MAPSALSLEILTPKEKNRLRKPIVEKLRRDRINSSIEQLKLLLEKEFQRHQPNSKLEKADILEMTVSYLKYSRAFAASAKSLQQDYCEGYAWCLKEALQFLSLHSASTETRMKLICHFQRSQPVPKDSGSSSAPASTHQPPAKQAALKPSCSLWRPW